The sequence below is a genomic window from Methyloterricola oryzae.
CCAATAGCCGCGCCCATGCCGGCATTGCCGGCAATGGCGCCAATGATGGCGCCGGTCGCGGCGCCGCCCGCCGTACCGCCGGCCATGCGCCGCTGGGAATCGGACATGCCGGCGCAACCGGAAACGATCAAAAACACCGCCAAAAGGGAAAGGATTCGCTTCACTGGTATGTCTCCGCAAGGATCATGCTCAAATAACCGTTCCGCGCTTTCACTTCTTGCACGGCCAGTTCTCGACCAGGTACTTCATGGCCGTGTCCACCGGCCGTTCGTTCTTGTACTCCGGGTGCGCCTTGGCCCAGGTGATGTACATTGCGATGGCTTCCGTGCGCGTGGGTTTGGGGTCCGGCGGACAAACCAGGGGCGTCAGGCCCGGACGGCTATACAGGTCTTCCTGATAGCGGTAGACGCCCACCAGATAGCCCTGACAGAAATGGGTGGCAGCCACGTACAGGGGATCGTCCGGGGCGGCCGTGCACAGTTCCACCATGTCCTGGGTGGTCTGCGCCAGGAAGTTGTCCTGGGTGACCGCACCGCTATCCCCCGCCGCCAGAATAGCCGCAGCGGCTGACAGGCAGAGCCATCGGCGCTTGGATGATTTCATGGGTCCTCCTTTGCTCGCTTGAAATTGAGGTCGGCCCGGATAGCGGCCGCGTGTCCGCGCCCAGCCATGCATCTATAATGGCGACTGAGCGCCCCTGGCAGTTCAGGGCATCGAATATGGCGCGCCTTGATTATCCGCGCTTTCTCCCGAGGCTTGAAGGGCCGCCCCGAAACAAAAATTGGCGTCGGCATGACCGACTGAATGCACGAGGCACACACAGCATGGCTTATGAGATTGAAGGAATCGATGGCGACGTGATCCGCGTGCGCCTGAGCGGTGTCATCCACCTGGCCGATCATCAGGCCATCCAGGATGTGGCGAAAAAGCTCATCGATCAGGGACAAAAGCTCCGTGTGCTGGCCATTACCGAAAACTTTGCCGGCTGGGACAAGCAGGATGACTGGACCGATATCAGCTTCCTGGTGGACTACGGCGACGACATCGTCAAGATGGCCATCGTCGGCCCCGAGGCAGCCAAGGAGGACGCCTTCCTGTTCGTGGGCAAGGGACTTCGGGCGACGGCGATCGAATTTTTCCCCGCCGAGCAGCTTGAGCAGGCGGAGGCCTGGGTCCGCGCCTGAACCCCGGCGGTCCGGCGTGTCACCGGGCGTGCTTGTTCCAGAGCCTAGGCCACCAGCGGCCCACCTGGCGGCAATAGATCCGGTAGGCATCCCCGAAGCGGAGCGCCAGACAAGGCTCTTCGTGAAAGACCAAAGCCAGATGGAATGTCAGCCACAGTCCACCGGCATACGCCAGCACCCGCGCATTGCCCAGAATAAGCCCCTGGCCAGCGATGGCGAGCAGCACCGAGAGGTACATCGGATTGCGCACGTGCCGGTAAAAGCCCGAGACCACCAGGCATTTGGGCGGCGCCGCCGGCGCGGGCGTGCCCTGCCCGTCCCTGGCGAAATGGACCACCGACTGCAGCAGCCCGCACAGTCCAGCCAGCAATACGCCGATCCCGAGCACCGCTATCCAGCCGGAATCGAGCAGCGATGTGTCCGCTTCCCATCCGCTGAGCCAATAGGGAACCAGCCCCGCCACGGTGCCGGGCACCGCGAGCAGAAAAAGCAATGAAACCAGCACAATACGTAGTGACACAGACTTCATCACGGAAGGATCCCGGTACTTCTAAGGTCAAAGGCAGGCGGAGGCCGAGCGAGGGGGGGTCTCAAACGGCCGCAGCGTAGCCACATGATACCCCGCTTGCGGCAAAAGCGCGCCTGGGCAAATGCTCGTCTCCCCAGTAACCATGGGCACGAAGAATGGCTACTAAGGTCCTTATAGAATTCACAAAAATTTAATTGTCGACTCGCTTGACCAACGTTAGTATTGGTCAGGCATATCGAGGAATGGACGGGCGGCGTCACATCGCCTGCCGCCAACCTTCAAACCCAGGCCAGAGCGCCGTTGCCAACCAGGAGTGAATGGATGACCAGCCAGACCGTAACCGAACAAGCCGACCCCCTCAAATCCGTCGCCGACGCCATGAAGGACGCCGTGTCCCAGGCAACCGAAGACGCCGCCCGGGCCAAGGAACGCATCCGCGAAATCGGGCCGGACATCGCCAACTCCGCCTCGCGCTTCGCCTACACGGCCTCCTACATGGTCTCCTACGGTATCGTCTACGCGGCGGTCTTCGTCGCCAAGTCCGTTCCCCAGGAAAACCCGATCGTGGAGGGCTTCATCGACGGCGGACGGGCTGCCATCGAAGCGGTCAACGAAGCCAAGGGCATCACCGCCGGAGACGCTGCAGCGGCCAAATAAAGGGCGGCGCCCGAACGGAATTCCTGCCGAGCCAGGGCGCGCCAGCCTGAGCATCCGGCGAGGTCTCGCGGCCACGCCACCCAAAACGATTTGCCCCAGGGAAGTTTGTCATGTTCCACGACGTGCGCCACGCTTACTCCGCCCGCTACGACACGGCCAGGCCGCCTGCCCGAGCGGGGACATCGGATATCGTCATCTCCTTTCCCTCCCCCGGGATCATCCGCGTCAACAGCGATGCCCTTTTCAGCCACACCGAAAGCGCCGACTGCCGGCATTTTCTCGAACGCGCATTCGCTGTCGCCCAGATCGCGGGGGCGACCATCCACTCGGGCGAAACGCCCTGTGCCGACCTCAAATTCGACGCCTCAAGGCACCGGGCGAAGGACATCCTGACTGACTTGGCCGCGAGCCTGGGAGGAAGCGCGCCTGTATCGGAAACGAATGCGGAAGCGGGCAGCAAGAACCGCCTGCCCGCGGTGGCGCCGGCGGCGACGGCGCAGGACCGGCACGGACTGGTCCATTACCACCGCTACGGGCATGTGGTCACCGGCTTTCAGATCGTGGCCGAACGCACGGGATTCTTGAGAGCCAAAAACCCGGTGCTCTACCGCAAGAGCGGGCTGTGCCAGAGCATCGAGCGCGAACTGATGAGCGTGCTCGGCGTCGACCGCTACAAGACCCACTCCCTGCGCTGCACCGTCGAGGTGGAATTCGACCCGCGCCGTCTGACCCGGCAGCAGGTGCTGGAAATCCTCGACAGCGCCCTGGCGGCAGCGGAACACCAGGCGGAGTTGGACAAGCTGGACCTGGACCTCGCCATTTGCACTGGTTCCCTAGCCCTGGCCGGCGTTGCCCAGTTCGCGGCCCCTGCCCTGGTTCCGGCGGCTGCCGCCGTGTTCGCCTACACCACCATACCCAGCTTCGTCGGCGCCTACGAAGTGGTGTTCAAGGAAAAACGTCTGGGCGTGGACCTGCTGGATTCCATCGTGGTGCTGGGCTGCCTGGGCACCCTGCAGATCTTCCCCGGCGCGGTGCTGGCCTGGTGCCTGTCCTTCGGCCGCTCGCTGGTAAAAAAGACCGAGGACAACTCCAAGAAAATGTTGCTCAGCGCCTTCGGCAAGCAGCCGCGCTTCGTCTGGCTGCTCAAGGAGGGCGTGGAAATCGAGGTTTCCCTGGACCGTGTGAACGCCGGCGACATCGTGGTCGCGCACACCGGCGACATGGTGCCAGTGGACGGGCACATCACCGAAGGGATGGCCATGATCGACCAGCAAGCCCTCACCGGTGAATCCACCCCGGCGGAGAAAGGCGTGGGCGATCGCGTCTATGCCTCCACCATCATGGTGGCGGGCAAGATCTACATCTCGGTGGAAAAGGCCGGCAGCGAGACCGCTTCCGCCAAAATCAGTCAGATCCTCAACGACACGGCGGGCTACAAGCTCACCTCGCAGAACAAGGGCGAGCGCCTGGCGGACACCGCCGTGGTGCCTACGCTGGCGGCTGGCGCGCTGGCCTACAGCCTGCTCGGTCCCCATGCCGGCGTGGCCGTGCTCAACAGCGACCTGGGCACCGGCATCCGCATGGCGGCGCCCCTGGCCATGCTCTCCACCCTGGCCCTGTGCGCGCAAAAAGGCATCCTGGTGAAGGACGGACGTGCACTGGAACTGATGGGCGAGATCGACACGGTCCTGTTCGACAAGACCGGAACCCTCACCCGCGAGCGCCCCGAGGTGGGCCGCATCATCAGTTCCAACGGCTTCAAGGAACTGGACGTGCTGCGCTACGCCGCCACCGCGGAACAGAAATTCCACCACCCCATCGCCCTGGCCATCCTGCACAAGGCCGAGGAACTGGGCGTGGAACTGGCAACCACCGACGAGACCCAGTACCGCATCGGTTACGGCATCAGCGTGGGCATCGACGGGCACACGGTCCGGGTCGGCAGCCGCCGCTACATGGACATGGAAGGCATCGCCATCCCCCCCGCGGTGGAGAAAGCCCTTGCGGCCGCCCACCAGGAAGGCAACACCATGGTGATGGTGGGCGTGGATGACAAGCTGGGCGGAGCCCTGGAACTGCAGGCCTCCGTGCGCCCGGAAGTAAGGGAGATCGTCGAAGGTCTGCGCGCGCGCGGCATCAAGCATCTGGCCATCATCTCCGGCGACCACGAGGCGCCCACCAAGAAGCTGGCGGAGGATCTGGGCATGGACCGCTACTTCGCCCAGGTGCTGCCGGCGGACAAGGCCGACTATGTGGAAAAACTGCAGCAGGAAGGCCGCAAGGTCTGCTTCGTCGGCGACGGCATCAACGATTCCATCGCCCTGAAGAAGGCCAACGTGTCCATTTCCCTGCGCGGCGCCACGTCCATCGCCACCGACACGGCGCAGATCGTGTTCATGGAGCAGGGGCTTGGCAAACT
It includes:
- a CDS encoding Rap1a/Tai family immunity protein, which translates into the protein MKSSKRRWLCLSAAAAILAAGDSGAVTQDNFLAQTTQDMVELCTAAPDDPLYVAATHFCQGYLVGVYRYQEDLYSRPGLTPLVCPPDPKPTRTEAIAMYITWAKAHPEYKNERPVDTAMKYLVENWPCKK
- a CDS encoding STAS/SEC14 domain-containing protein, which produces MAYEIEGIDGDVIRVRLSGVIHLADHQAIQDVAKKLIDQGQKLRVLAITENFAGWDKQDDWTDISFLVDYGDDIVKMAIVGPEAAKEDAFLFVGKGLRATAIEFFPAEQLEQAEAWVRA
- a CDS encoding heavy metal translocating P-type ATPase, with amino-acid sequence MFHDVRHAYSARYDTARPPARAGTSDIVISFPSPGIIRVNSDALFSHTESADCRHFLERAFAVAQIAGATIHSGETPCADLKFDASRHRAKDILTDLAASLGGSAPVSETNAEAGSKNRLPAVAPAATAQDRHGLVHYHRYGHVVTGFQIVAERTGFLRAKNPVLYRKSGLCQSIERELMSVLGVDRYKTHSLRCTVEVEFDPRRLTRQQVLEILDSALAAAEHQAELDKLDLDLAICTGSLALAGVAQFAAPALVPAAAAVFAYTTIPSFVGAYEVVFKEKRLGVDLLDSIVVLGCLGTLQIFPGAVLAWCLSFGRSLVKKTEDNSKKMLLSAFGKQPRFVWLLKEGVEIEVSLDRVNAGDIVVAHTGDMVPVDGHITEGMAMIDQQALTGESTPAEKGVGDRVYASTIMVAGKIYISVEKAGSETASAKISQILNDTAGYKLTSQNKGERLADTAVVPTLAAGALAYSLLGPHAGVAVLNSDLGTGIRMAAPLAMLSTLALCAQKGILVKDGRALELMGEIDTVLFDKTGTLTRERPEVGRIISSNGFKELDVLRYAATAEQKFHHPIALAILHKAEELGVELATTDETQYRIGYGISVGIDGHTVRVGSRRYMDMEGIAIPPAVEKALAAAHQEGNTMVMVGVDDKLGGALELQASVRPEVREIVEGLRARGIKHLAIISGDHEAPTKKLAEDLGMDRYFAQVLPADKADYVEKLQQEGRKVCFVGDGINDSIALKKANVSISLRGATSIATDTAQIVFMEQGLGKLCELRDIAHAMDRNVRNSWIMIVVPNVVCVAGVFLAGFGIGASVLTNNVAALGALANGVWPMRKVAQLEAERRHRLELELKQAGFGGEAQESDPAPLLPA
- a CDS encoding YMGG-like glycine zipper-containing protein, which encodes MKRILSLLAVFLIVSGCAGMSDSQRRMAGGTAGGAATGAIIGAIAGNAGMGAAIGAGAGLLGGYLYDQHKKSEQAAYQQGYQQGQQSR
- a CDS encoding methyltransferase family protein; protein product: MSLRIVLVSLLFLLAVPGTVAGLVPYWLSGWEADTSLLDSGWIAVLGIGVLLAGLCGLLQSVVHFARDGQGTPAPAAPPKCLVVSGFYRHVRNPMYLSVLLAIAGQGLILGNARVLAYAGGLWLTFHLALVFHEEPCLALRFGDAYRIYCRQVGRWWPRLWNKHAR